The window AGGTTCGGGTGGTCCTCCACCCAGCCGAGATGCTGATCGATCGCGCCGCCGATGATCGTCAGCGCGCTGCCGCCCCCGGCCAGCCCGGCACGGATGCTCTGCCCCAACTGGTTCGCGACGTGCGTCGAGACGGCGAGATCGAGCGCCGGCTTGCCGTCGAAGTGCCGGTAGACGTGGGTGCGCGGGACGCCGGCCCGGTCGGCGATCTGCGCGGTCAGCACATCGGGGCC is drawn from Sporichthyaceae bacterium and contains these coding sequences:
- a CDS encoding TetR family transcriptional regulator: MPAKTRVEGHDAVRDGRSTRWDPHRRERRLSIINAAVAAIEEHGPDVLTAQIADRAGVPRTHVYRHFDGKPALDLAVSTHVANQLGQSIRAGLAGGGSALTIIGGAIDQHLGWVEDHPNL